The following proteins are encoded in a genomic region of Gopherus flavomarginatus isolate rGopFla2 chromosome 14, rGopFla2.mat.asm, whole genome shotgun sequence:
- the TSHZ3 gene encoding teashirt homolog 3 has protein sequence MPRRKQQAPRRAAAYVSDELKAAALVEEDMEPDENAIDGEPSAKYVCPEKDYSKNCQSYQNSPAAEFSSHEMDSESHISETSDRMADFESSSIKNEEENKEVAIPLEDSAVSDSLEQMKAVYNNFLSNSYWSNLNLNLHQPTSEKNNGSSSSSSSSSSSCGSGSFDWHQTAMAKTLQQVSQSRILPEPSLFSTVQLYRQSSKLYGSIFTGASKFRCKDCSAAYDTLVELTVHMNETGHYRDDNHETDNNNPKRWSKPRKRSLLEMEGKEDAQKVLKCMYCGHSFESLQDLSVHMIKTKHYQKVPLKEPVTPVAAKIIPATRKKASLELELPSSPDSTGGTPKATISDTNDALQKNANPYITPNNRYGHQNGASYAWHFEARKSQILKCMECGSSHDTLQELTAHMMVTGHFIKVTNSAMKKGKPIIEAPVTPTITALLDEKVQSVPLAATTFTSPSNTPSSVSPKLNVEVKKEVDKERGIADDKMKEKEKSNEDDEKFDISSKYHYLTENDLEESPKGGLDILKSLENTVTSAINKAQNGTPSWGGYPSIHAAYQLPNMMKLSLGSSGKSTPLKSMFGNNEIVSPTKNQPLLSPPSSQTSPVPKTNFHAMEELVKKVTEKVIKVEEKMKEPEGKLSPVKRATPSPCSSELSEPLKMDASSDGGFKSQQNSPVPQRDSCKDSPTMEPVENGKEPVKLIASTLSSSTAIITDHPPEQPFVNPLSALQSVMNIHLGKAAKPSLPALDPMSMLFKMSNSLAEKAAVATPPLQCKKTDHLDRYFYHVNNDQPIDLTKGKSDKSCSLGSALLSSTSTSSASSSSTVTTAKTSAVVSFMSNSPLRENALSDISDMLKNLTESHTSKSSTPSSISEKSDIDGTTIEEPEETTPAQKRKGRQSNWNPQHLLILQAQFAASLRQTSEGKYIMSDLSPQERMHISRFTGLSMTTISHWLANVKYQLRRTGGTKFLKNLDTGHPVFFCNDCASQIRTPSTYISHLESHLGFRLRDLSKLSNEQINNQIAQTKSPSEKLVTSSPEEEIGTSYQCKLCNRTFASKHAVKLHLSKTHGKSPEDHLLYVSELEKQ, from the coding sequence CCTATGTTTCAGATGAACTGAAGGCCGCAGCACTCgtggaggaagacatggaacCTGATGAAAATGCAATTGATGGGGAACCTTCAGCAAAATACGTGTGCCCAGAAAAAGACTACAGTAAGAACTGCCAGAGCTACCAAAACTCTCCAGCTGCTGAATTTTCCAGCCATGAAATGGACAGTGAGTCACACATCAGTGAGACAAGTGACCGCATGGCAGATTTTGAAAGCAGCTCTATCAAAAACGAGGAAGAGAACAAGGAGGTTGCAATACCACTTGAAGATTCTGCTGTATCTGATAGTTTAGAACAAATGAAAGCCGTATATAATAACTTCCTTTCCAATTCCTACTGGTCCAATCTCAATTTGAATCTCCACCAGCCGACTTCAGAAAAAAACAAcggtagcagcagcagtagcagcagcagcagcagcagctgtggaagTGGTAGCTTTGACTGGCATCAGACTGCTATGGCAAAGACACTGCAGCAAGTTTCTCAGAGCAGAATTCTTCCTGAACCAAGTCTTTTTAGCACAGTTCAGTTGTACAGACAAAGCAGTAAGCTTTATGGCTCTATATTTACTGGAGCCAGTAAATTCCGTTGTAAAGACTGCAGTGCTGCCTATGACACTTTAGTAGAATTAACAGTGCACATGAATGAAACAGGACATTATCGAGATGACAACCATGAAACTGATAACAATAACCCTAAAAGATGGTCCAAACCGCGTAAACGTTCTTTGCTTGAAATGGAAGGGAAAGAAGATGCCCAGAAAGTATTGAAGTGTATGTACTGTGGCCATTCATTTGAATCTCTTCAGGACTTGAGTGTTCATatgatcaaaacaaaacactaccaAAAAGTGCCTCTGAAGGAACCTGTTACACCTGTAGCAGCAAAAATTATCCCAGCTACTAGAAAAAAAGCGTCACTGGAGCTTGAACTTCCAAGTTCTCCAGATTCCACAGGTGGGACACCAAAAGCAACAATCTCGGACACCAACGACGCGCTACAGAAGAATGCAAATCCTTACATTACGCCAAATAATCGTTACGGTCACCAGAATGGTGCCAGCTATGCTTGGCATTTTGAGGCAAGGAAATCACAAATTCTCAAATGCATGGAGTGTGGAAGTTCCCATGATACTTTGCAGGAACTCACTGCCCACATGATGGTGACAGGACATTTTATAAAAGTCACTAACTCTGCCATGAAGAAAGGGAAGCCAATTATAGAAGCCCCAGTGACGCCAACAATAACAGCTCTACTAGACGAAAAAGTACAGTCTGTGCCACTCGCAGCCACCACTTTTACATCTCCCTCCAACACGCCTTCTAGTGTCTCCCCAAAATTGAATGTTGAAGtaaaaaaagaagtagataaagAGAGAGGGATTGCTGATGataaaatgaaagagaaagagaagtcaAATGAAGATGACGAAAAGTTTGATATCTCCTCAAAATATCATTATTTGACTgaaaatgacctggaagaaagtCCTAAAGGGGGGCTAGATATTTTAAAGTCTTTAGAAAACACAGTAACATCAGCTATAAACAAAGCCCAGAATGGTACACCAAGCTGGGGTGGCTACCCCAGTATTCATGCTGCCTACCAGCTACCTAATATGATGAAGCTGTCGTTGGGTTCATCGGGAAAAAGTACACCCTTAAAATCTATGTTTGGAAACAATGAAATAGTGTCGCCGACTAAAAACCAGCCCTTACTGTCACCACCAAGCAGTCAAACCTCCCCTGTGCCAAAAACGAACTTTCATGCCATGGAAGAACTGGTAAAGAAAGTCACTGAGAAAGTGATTAAAGTTGAGGAAAAAATGAAAGAACCTGAAGGAAAACTTTCTCCAGTGAAACGCGCGACACCTTCGCCATGCAGCAGTGAACTCAGTGAACCCCTCAAAATGGATGCCTCCAGTGATGGTGGTTTTAAAAGCCAACAGAACAGCCCAGTTCCTCAGAGGGATAGTTGCAAGGATAGTCCAACTATGGAACCAGTGGAAAATGGTAAAGAGCCTGTAAAGTTAATTGCAAGTACATtaagcagcagcacagctattATTACAGATCATCCTCCTGAACAACCATTTGTAAATCCGTTAAGTGCACTGCAGTCTGTCATGAATATTCAtcttggaaaagcagcaaagccaTCTTTGCCTGCTCTAGATCCAATGAGCATGCTTTTTAAAATGAGCAACAGTTTGGCAGAAAAGGCTGCGGTGGCCACCCCACCTTTGCAGTGCAAAAAAACAGATCACTTAGACCGTTATTTTTATCATGTCAACAATGACCAACCCATAGATTTGACGAAAGGCAAGAGTGACAAAAGCTGCTCTTTGGGTTCAGCGCTTTTGTCATCCACATCAACATCTTCTGCATCTTCTTCATCTACAGTGACAACAGCAAAGACATCTGCAGTCGTGTCATTCATGTCAAACTCGCCGCTACGCGAGAATGCCTTGTCAGATATATCTGATATGCTGAAGAACCTGACAGAAAGTCACACATCAAAATCTTCcacaccttccagcatatctgAGAAATCTGACATTGATGGTACCACAATAGAGGAACCAGAAGAGACGACACCAGCTCAGAAAAGGAAGGGACGTCAGTCTAACTGGAACCCTCAGCACTTGCTCATTCTGCAGGCCCAGTTTGCAGCCAGTTTACGACAGACATCAGAGGGAAAATACATTATGTCAGACTTGAGCCCTCAAGAAAGGATGCACATTTCAAGGTTTACGGGACTCTCAATGACCACAATTAGCCACTGGCTAGCCAATGTGAAATACCAGCTCCGAAGGACGGGAGGAACTAAGTTCCTTAAAAATTTGGACACTGGGCATCCAGTGTTCTTTTGTAATGACTGTGCTTCACAGATCAGAACTCCTTCAACTTATATCAGTCACCTTGAGTCACATCTAGGTTTCAGGTTAAGAGACCTGTCCAAACTGTCCAATGAACAGATTAACAATCAGATAGCACAAACAAAGTCACCATCTGAAAAACTAGTGACATCATCCCCAGAGGAAGAAATTGGAACTTCCTATCAGTGTAAACTTTGTAACAGGACTTTTGCAAGCAAGCATGCTGTGAAACTTCATCTTAGTAAAACACATGGGAAGTCACCAGAGGATCATCTTCTGTATGTTTCGGAGTTAGAGAAGCAGTAG